From a single Lolium rigidum isolate FL_2022 chromosome 7, APGP_CSIRO_Lrig_0.1, whole genome shotgun sequence genomic region:
- the LOC124669638 gene encoding uncharacterized protein LOC124669638, whose product MAVLNGALFLLLCAAALAAASAGDGPLLNGNFELQPSRCRMNGTRVMSAHAIPHWTVTGFVEYIETGAKQGDMILVVPEGMHAVRLGTESSIQQELSVTQGSYYSITFSAARTCAQNEKLTVSIVPGDPPGELPVQTVYTTSGWDSYAWAFKAAQGVVSFVIHHGDDQVDDPECGPIIDAVAIKTLDPPQATGDNLLKNGDFEEGPYITPGSPWGLLVPPMDEDDVSPLPGWMVMSYSKVVKYIDSEHFSVPQGSRAVELVAGLEAALVQEVDTVPGSSCRLEFSVGDAADRCAASPMSVQVATAGAKKSVSYSSAGTGGSARDVLNFTAQDSRTRVVFYSEGYHMTSDGTGTLCGPVIDDVSLVCIPQTNARRLLR is encoded by the exons ATGGCGGTGCTCAACGGCGCACTGTTCTTGCTCCTCTGCGCGGCTGCTCTGGCTGCTGCCTCCGCCGGCGACG GCCCGCTGCTGAACGGCAACTTCGAGCTTCAGCCGAGCAGGTGCCGGATGAACGGCACGAGGGTGATGAGCGCGCACGCGATCCCGCACTGGACGGTCACCGGCTTCGTGGAGTACATCGAGACCGGGGCGAAGCAGGGCGACATGATCCTGGTGGTGCCGGAGGGCATGCACGCCGTGCGGCTGGGCACCGAGTCCTCCATCCAGCAGGAGCTCAGCGTGACGCAGGGCAGCTATTACTCCATCACCTTCAGCGCGGCGCGCACCTGCGCCCAGAACGAGAAGCTGACCGTGTCCATCGTCCCTGGCGACCCGCCCGGCGAGCTCCCCGTCCAGACCGTGTACACCACCAGCGGCTGGGACTCGTACGCCTGGGCCTTTAAGGCCGCGCAGGGCGTGGTGTCGTTCGTTATCCACCATGGCGACGACCAGGTCGACGACCCCGAGTGTGGCCCCATCATCGACGCCGTCGCCATCAAAACACTCGACCCTCCTCAGGCCACCGGCG ATAACCTGCTGAAAAACGGGGACTTCGAGGAGGGGCCGTACATCACCCCGGGCTCCCCGTGGGGGCTCCTCGTGCCGCCAATGGACGAAGACGACGTGTCGCCGTTGCCGGGGTGGATGGTCATGTCCTACTCCAAGGTCGTCAAGTACATCGACTCGGAGCACTTCTCGGTGCCGCAGGGCTCCCGCGCCGTCGAGCTGGTGGCCGGCCTGGAGGCCGCGCTGGTCCAGGAGGTGGACACCGTGCCCGGAAGCTCCTGCAGGTTGGAGTTCTCCGTCGGGGACGCGGCCGACCGGTGCGCGGCGTCGCCCATGAGCGTGCAGGTGGCCACGGCCGGCGCGAAAAAAAGCGTGTCGTACAGTTCCGCGGGCACGGGCGGGAGCGCGCGCGACGTGCTCAACTTCACGGCGCAAGATAGCCGCACGCGGGTGGTGTTCTACAGTGAGGGCTACCACATGACGTCCGACGGCACCGGCACGCTCTGCGGCCCTGTCATCGACGACGTCTCACTCGTCTGCATCCCACAGACGAACGCTCGCCGGTTGCTTCGTTAA
- the LOC124669339 gene encoding uncharacterized protein LOC124669339, whose protein sequence is MVLNGALFLLVCVAARAAASGGDGPLLNGNFEYLPNRHQLNGMRVMEPQTIPYWRATGHVEYVESGAKQGDMVLTVPEGKHAVRLGTEATIQLQLSVTRGKYYSVTFSAARTCAQDEKLNVSIVPGDQPGELPIQTVYTSSGWDSYSWAFQATRGLVQFVLHHGDDGVDDPACGPIVDNFAIRMLNPPQATHDNMLVNGDFEEGPYITPGSPWGVLMPPLLQDHVSPLPGWRIMASSKVVKYIDSAHFAVPHGSRAVELVAGLEVALLQEVHTVPGSSCRLEFSVGDAANGCAASPMRLQVATAGASKTVDYNSNGTGGCNREALDFTAQANTTMVVFYSMGYHMTSDGSGTLCGPVIDDVSLVCVPQHHARRLLR, encoded by the exons ATGGTGCTCAACGGCGCGCTGTTCTTGCTCGTCTGCGTGGCTGCTCGAGCTGCTGCGTCTGGCGGAGACG GCCCGCTGCTGAATGGGAACTTCGAGTACTTGCCGAACAGGCACCAGTTGAACGGCATGAGGGTGATGGAACCGCAGACGATCCCGTACTGGAGGGCCACCGGGCACGTGGAGTACGTCGAGTCCGGGGCCAAGCAGGGCGACATGGTGTTGACGGTGCCGGAGGGGAAGCACGCGGTGCGGCTGGGTACCGAGGCCACCATCCAGCTGCAGCTCAGCGTGACGCGGGGCAAGTACTACTCCGTCACCTTCAGCGCCGCGCGCACCTGCGCCCAGGACGAGAAGCTGAACGTGTCCATCGTCCCCGGCGACCAGCCCGGCGAGCTCCCGATCCAGACGGTGTACACCAGCAGCGGCTGGGACTCCTACTCCTGGGCGTTCCAGGCCACGCGAGGCCTCGTGCAGTTCGTCCTCCACCATGGGGACGACGGGGTGGACGACCCCGCCTGTGGCCCCATCGTCGACAATTTTGCCATCAGAATGCTCAACCCTCCTCAAGCCACCCATG ATAACATGCTGGTGAACGGGGACTTCGAGGAGGGGCCATACATCACCCCCGGCTCGCCGTGGGGCGTTCTTATGCCGCCGCTGCTCCAGGACCACGTGTCCCCGCTGCCGGGGTGGAGGATCATGGCGTCCTCCAAAGTCGTCAAGTACATCGACTCGGCGCACTTCGCGGTGCCGCACGGCTCCCGCGCCGTGGAGCTGGTGGCCGGCCTGGAGGTCGCGCTGCTCCAGGAGGTACACACCGTGCCCGGGAGCTCCTGCAGGCTGGAGTTCTCcgtcggagacgccgccaacgggtGCGCGGCGTCGCCCATGCGCCTGCAGGTGGCCACAGCGGGCGCGAGCAAGACCGTAGATTACAACTCCAACGGCACGGGCGGGTGCAACCGCGAAGCGCTCGACTTCACGGCCCAAGCGAACACCACCATGGTGGTGTTCTACAGTATGGGCTATCACATGACGTCCGACGGCAGCGGCACGCTCTGCGGGCCCGTCATCGACGACGTCTCGCTCGTCTGCGTACCGCAGCACCATGCTCGCCGGTTGCTTCGCTAA